GGATGATTGGTTGTTTCCGAAATAAATGTTAATGTGGTAAGACCACCACCAGGAATAGATTTATTTGCATTAGCAGTTGTTTGTACCTTTCCATTTTCTACAATTACATTGTCAAGAGTATCATCCTGACCACAAGATGCTAAAAGCATTGAAAGACTTACAAAAGTCAATAATTTTATCTTCATATATTATTTTTTTTGAGCCGCAAAAATAATAAAAAATTAAATTAACTCACAATGATAAGATTTAATATATTTTAATTTTCTCTTTACTAATGGCATTTTCAGGAAGATAAATTTATAACAAAAAAAAGACCGATTGGTGAATCAGTCCTTTTAGTTTTTATTTCAATTAAGGTTTTATGATTGGAAAAAAGCAAGAAGATCTCTGTTAATAGTTTCAGCTTCAGTCGTTGGCATACCGTGAGGGAATCCCGGATAAGTGATCAACTTTCCATTTTTAACTAATTTTGCGGCTACCACACCTGTAGTTTCATAAGGTACGATCTGATCATCTTCCCCATGAAGCACCAATACCGGAACATCTGTACTTTTAAGATCTTCTGTAAAATCAGTTTCCGAGAAAGCTTTGATACAGTCATAATGTGCTTTAATTGATCCCATCATTCCCTGTCTCCACCAGTTTCTCTGGATACCTTCGGAAATGTTAGCTCCTTCTCTGTTATAGCCGTAAAAAGGGAAGGTAATATCGATATAGAATTGCTGCCTGTGGTGTGCCGTATTGTTACGGATATCATCAAAAACAGAAATCGGGACACCGTTCGGGTTATTTTCATTTTGAACCATAATCGGGGTAACAGCGCTTATTAAAACAGCTTTGGCAACTCTTCCTTTTCCATGCTGTGCTACATATCTGATCACTTCACCGCCTCCTGTGGAATGTCCTACGTGGATCACATCTTTCAGGTCTAGTGCCGTTACAATCTCATCAACATCTGATGCATACGTGTCCATATCATGTCCCTCCGCAGTCTGGGTGGATCTTCCATGCCCCCTTCTGTCGTGAGCAATGACTCTGTATCCTTTTTCCAAAAAGAAAAGCATTTGAGCATCCCAGTCGTCACTTGATAATGGCCATCCGTGATGAAAAAATACAGGTTGTCCTTTTCCCCAGTCTTTGTAATAAATTTCAGTTCCGTCTTTTAGTTGAATTGTACTCATTGTTTTTAATTTATGATTAGTAATTTAATTTTTTAATATCTATGATATTTTAATCTTATTTCTAATTCAAAATTAAATTTATTAATAAACACAACTCTTAACATAGGATATTTTATTCGGAATTGAATAAAAAAAACCTCAAATTTCTTTGAGGTTTATATTGGAAATTAAATTCTGAATTTAATTAGATTATTTAGCTGCTTTTTTAGGACTCATCATCATAATCATCCTTTTACCTTCCAATTTAGGAAGCTGGTCTACTTTACCTACATGCTCAAGTTCCTGTGCAAGTTTTAAAAGTAAAATTTCTCCCTGATCTTTAAAGATAATTGAACGTCCTTTGAAAAATACATAGGTTTTAAGTTTCGAACCTTCTTCCAGGAATTTCTCAGCGTGCTTTTTCTTGAATTCATAATCATGGTCATCTGTCTGAGGCCCGAAACGGATCTCTTTTACAACCACTTTTATTTGTTTTGCCTTAAGTTCCTTTTGTTTTTTCTTTTGCTCGTATAAAAACTTCTTATAGTCTAATACTCTTGCAATAAAAGGTTCTGCTTTGTCTGAAATCACAACCAGGTCTAATTCCTGATCCTTGGCTATCTGCAAAGCCTTATCTAATGGGTAAACTCCAGGTTCCACATTGTCACCTACCAAACGAACTTCTCTGGCTCTGATTTTACCATTAATTTGATGCAAATCCTCCTGTACCGGACGACGCATTGGGCCTCTGTTGTTAAATCTTTGTGCTATTGTCTTAAATTTTATTGGTTAACTTTCTATTGACAGCTTTCTTATATGGCTGCTTCTTTTTTAAAATAATTGACGAAATCTTCCATCTTCATTACGCCAAGATCTCCTTCTCCACGTCTTCTTACTGAAACGGTTCCGTCTTTTTCTTCATTTTCACCGATCACAATCATGAAAGGGATTTTCTTTAATTCTGCATCACGGATTTTCTTTCCGGTCTTCTCATTTCTGTCATCAATCAGACCGCTAATATCGTGATTTTCCAAAAATTGTGAAACTTTTTTTGCATAATCTACATATTTTTCACTAATCGGTAGAATTATATACTGATCAGGGCTCAACCATAAAGGAAAATCTCCTGCTGTATTTTCTAATAAAATAGCGATAAATCTTTCCATAGAACCAAACGGCGCTCTGTGGATCATTACCGGTCTGTGCTTTTCGTTATCATTTCCGATGTAGTGAAGATCAAACCTTTCCGGCAGGTTATAGTCCACCTGGATGGTTCCTAACTGCCATTTTCTTCCTAACGCATCCTTAACCATGAAGTCCAGTTTAGGGCCATAGAAGGCAGCTTCACCATATTCGATAACGGTTTTCAATCCTTTTTTCTCTGCTGCATTGATGATGGCATTTTCAGCTTTCTCCCAATTCTCATCAGAACCGATATATTTTTCCTTGTTTTCAGGATCTCTTAAAGAAACCTGTGTAACAAAATCCTCAAATCCTAAAGATTTAAAAACATAAAGTGTTAAATCTATTACTTTCTCAAATTCTTCCGACAGCTGATCCG
The sequence above is drawn from the Chryseobacterium daecheongense genome and encodes:
- the infC gene encoding translation initiation factor IF-3, with product MRRPVQEDLHQINGKIRAREVRLVGDNVEPGVYPLDKALQIAKDQELDLVVISDKAEPFIARVLDYKKFLYEQKKKQKELKAKQIKVVVKEIRFGPQTDDHDYEFKKKHAEKFLEEGSKLKTYVFFKGRSIIFKDQGEILLLKLAQELEHVGKVDQLPKLEGKRMIMMMSPKKAAK
- a CDS encoding alpha/beta hydrolase, which translates into the protein MSTIQLKDGTEIYYKDWGKGQPVFFHHGWPLSSDDWDAQMLFFLEKGYRVIAHDRRGHGRSTQTAEGHDMDTYASDVDEIVTALDLKDVIHVGHSTGGGEVIRYVAQHGKGRVAKAVLISAVTPIMVQNENNPNGVPISVFDDIRNNTAHHRQQFYIDITFPFYGYNREGANISEGIQRNWWRQGMMGSIKAHYDCIKAFSETDFTEDLKSTDVPVLVLHGEDDQIVPYETTGVVAAKLVKNGKLITYPGFPHGMPTTEAETINRDLLAFFQS